The Stackebrandtia nassauensis DSM 44728 genome includes the window CGCTCGATCACGGCCGGGTTGTCGGCCATGATGCCGATGACCTCGTCGTCGGACAGGTCCGGGTTGTCCAGGCCGAGTTCCTTGTAGAGCGCGTCCTTGCGCCGGGCCGCGTCGCGGGGCGCCAGTCCGGCGTCGGCGATCAGTTTCGCCAGTTCTGCCTTCGACGGCGGGTCCTTGAGGTACTCGACGACGGTCACCTCGGCACCGGACTGGTTGACCAGGTCGAGGGCCTGCCGGGACTTGCTGCAACGTGGATTGTGGAAGACGGTCGCTTTCATGGACGTGAGGCTATCCGGCCGTCGTCGGTGTCCGACGTCGCAGGTGGCGCGTCCGAGCCGGTGCGCGGCGGTTCGGTCCAGCGGGTCTTGAACACCGCCCGGCGC containing:
- the arsC gene encoding arsenate reductase (glutaredoxin) (This arsenate reductase requires both glutathione and glutaredoxin to convert arsenate to arsenite, after which the efflux transporter formed by ArsA and ArsB can extrude the arsenite from the cell, providing resistance.) — translated: MKATVFHNPRCSKSRQALDLVNQSGAEVTVVEYLKDPPSKAELAKLIADAGLAPRDAARRKDALYKELGLDNPDLSDDEVIGIMADNPAVIERPFVVTDKGTRLARPTELVNDIL